The Couchioplanes caeruleus sequence CGCGACCGTCGCGGTGTTGGACCGGCCGGGGCCGAACAGGCCGACCAGCACGGCGAACACCGACCGGCCCGCCTCGCGCAGGCCCTCCTGGTTGCCGCGCAGCAGCTCGTGGCGGAACATCAGCTCGAACATGCCGCGCTCGTCGCGGGCGAAGCCGAGGTAGAGCCTGCCGAGGGCGAGCAGGTCGGCGCGCGGTTCGCCGAGTGGCACCAGCGCGGTCAGACGGGCGGACAGCCGCTCGTACCCGACCCGCGCGACGGCGGCGATCAGGTCGCGGTGGGCCGGGAACCAGCGCCGCGGCG is a genomic window containing:
- a CDS encoding TetR/AcrR family transcriptional regulator, encoding MSDDLRARLVAAGVELVAERGTAALTLREIARRAGVSHGAPRRWFPAHRDLIAAVARVGYERLSARLTALVPLGEPRADLLALGRLYLGFARDERGMFELMFRHELLRGNQEGLREAGRSVFAVLVGLFGPGRSNTATVAAAFWANLHGIAQLWAWGSLGVIGDADADALLCTAVDAYLEH